GATTCGTCCTCCAGCTTGCCTGCGATGGCCGTCAGGCTGGAGCCGCTGGGCACGATGAAGGTCTGGTCTTCCTCACCGACGGCGCTGGTGCCCCACCAGCCCCAGGCGAACCAGCCGCCCACGGCAAGGAAGGCCAGCGCGATGGCGGCCAGGAAGCTGCAACCCTTGCGCGCCATCCTAGTCTTCGACGCGCTTGATGATCAGGCTGGCGTTTGTCCCGCCGAAACCGAAGGAGTTGTTCAGCGCCGCGCGCACTTCGCGCTCACGGGCATGATGCGGAACGAGGTCGACTCCGTCCGTGCCTTCGTCCGGATCATCCAGGTTCAGCGTCGGCGGTACAATCTGGTCACGGATGGCCAGGATGCAGAAGATCGCCTCCACCGCGCCCGCGCCGCCCAGCAAGTGGCCGATGGCGGACTTGGTGCTGCTCATGCTGGCGCCGCACAGATGATCGCCCAGCACGCGCTTAACCGCGGCAAGCTCGATCGTGTCGGCCATGGTGCTGGTGCCGTGCGCATTGACGTAATCGATATCGCACGCCTCCATGCCGGCCTTCTTCAGCGCCATGCGCATGGCAGCCTCGGCGCCCTTGCCCTCGGGATGGGGCGCAGTGACGTGATAGGCATCGCCGGACAGGCCATAGCCGACCACTTCGGCATAGATCGTCGCGCCGCGCGCCTTTGCGTGCTCGTATTCTTCCAGCACCACGACGCCCGCGCCTTCGCCCATGACGAAACCGTCGCGGTTCTTGTCATAGGGGCGGCTGGCCTCGGTCGGCCGGTCGTTGAAGCTGGAGTTGAGCGCGCGGGCCTGCGCGAAGCCGGCCACGCCCAGCGGGTTGATGGTGCTTTCCGCCCCGCCCGCCAGCATGATGTCGGCATCGTCATCCTTGATCATGCGCGCGGCATCGCCGATCGAATGCGCGCCGGTGGAGCACGCGGTCACGACCGCGTGGTTCGGGCCCATCAGGCCGTATTTGATGCTGACCTGGCCACCGATCAGATTGATCAGGCGGCCATGTACGAAGTGCGGGGACACACGGCCGGGGCCGCGTTCCGCCAGCACCAGGCTCTCGCTCTCGATCCCCGGAAGGCCGCCGATGCCGCTGCCGATGGAAACGCCGGCGCGGGCCCTGGTCGCCTCGTCCATGTCGGTCAGGCCGGCATCTTCCAGCGCCTGGCCAGCAGCATCGATGCCGTAGACGATGAAGGGATCGACCTGCCGCTGGACCTTCGTGTCCACGCGCTTGTCCGGGTCGAAGCCGAATTCATGATCCTTGCCCTTCACCTCGCAGGCGATCTGGCATTTCTGGTCGCTCGCATCGAAGCGGGTGATCGGCCCCGCCCCGCTCTTGCCAGCGATGAGATTGGCCCAGGACGTATCCACATCCCCGCCCAGCGGAGTGACAAGGCCCAGCCCGGTTACAACGACACGGCGCATATTGGTCTCCGAAAAATGCAACAGGCCCGGCCCGCTAAGGGGGTCGGGCCTGTCAGGTCCCGCCCTATGATGAGGCGGGTCGGCATGGGCGAATGATCAGCCCTTGTGCTCTTCGATGTACTTGATGGCGTCGCCGACCGTGTTGATCTTCTCAGCCGCATCGTCGGGGATCTCGACGCCGAATTCTTCTTCGAACGCCATCACCAGTTCCACGATGTCGAGGCTGTCGGCGCCCAGATCGTCGATGAAGCTGGCTTCGGGAGTCACCTTGGACTCCTCGACACCCAGGTGCTCGACAACGATCTTCTTAACGCGTTCGGCAGTATCGCTCATTCTGTTCCCTCTCGTTTGGGAGTTAATCTCTCGCCTTTCGCCCTAATGAACGGCGCGTAAGAGCGCAAGGGCTAGCCGATGCGCCAGGGCGACTATGCTGCGCGCCGAACGGTGCCATGGGCCGCCGAATGGCCGGAACAGGCCCAATCCACGTCCGTTGGTCAGGTAACATCAACTTTGATTTCAAGGACATATTCCATGGCAACCTCCGCATTCAAGACGCTGGTCGACACCACCTTCGATTCGGTCGAAGGCTATCGCAAGGCATCGGAATCCGCTTCCAGCCCGGCGATGAAGCAGGCACTCAGCAAGCGGCTGACCGAGCGTCAGGAAACGCTCAACACGCTGAATTCCGAACTCCAGCGCCAGGGCGAAGAGCTCGTCACCGAAGGCACGGTGTCGGGTGAGCTGCACCAGGCATGGATGAAGGTGACGGACATGTTCCAGAATGGCGACGAGAATGCCGCAGAGCGTGTCGAGGAAGGTGAAGATTACCTGCGCGGAAAGTTCGAAAGCGCGCTGAACGATGACGATCTGCAGATGGAAGAGCGCCAGGTCGTGCAGCAGGCCTATGCCGAGATTTCGGAAGGCGAACGCTTTGGCGACATGGTCGAAAACCAGATGGACTAATCACCCACATCACACATGAAAAAGGGCGCGAGACCGATTGGTTTCGCGCCCTTTTCTATGCCAATCCGCGTCCTGCTCAGGCGCCGTCGCCTGCCTGGCCGGTCGGCGTCTTTTCCGCAGCGGCCGCCTTGGGCGGCTCCACGATGCGGATACCCAGCTCGCGCAGCTGTTGGGCGGAGACGGCGCTGGGTGCGTCCATCATCAGGTCCTCGCCCTTCTGGTTCATCGGGAAGGCGATGACCTCGCGGATGGCCTGCTCGCCTGCCAGCAGCATCACGATGCGGTCGATGCCCGGGGCCGAGCCACCATGCGGCGGCGCGCCATATCTGAAGGCGTTGATCATGCCGGAGAAGTTCGCATCGACCTCCTCTTGCGAATAGCCGGCGATTTCGAAGGCCTTGTACATGATGTCCGGACGGTGATTCCGGATCGCGCCGCTGGAAAGCTCGTAGCCATTGCACACGATGTCGTATTGCCAGGCCAGGATATCGAGCGGGTCCTTGGTTTCCAGCGCTTCCATCTCGCCCTGCGGCATGGAGAAGGGATTGTGGCTGAAATCGACGCGCTTCTGCTCTTCGTCATATTCGAACATCGGGAAGTCGACGATCCAGCAGAACTTGAAACAATCCTGCTCGATCAGCTCCAGCTGCTCGCCTACCTGCGTGCGCGCGGCACCTGCCAGCTTGGCCGCTTCGCTTTCCTTGCCGGCGGCGAAGAACAATCCGTCGTCCGGGCCAAGGCCGAGCTCGTTATACAGCTCTTCCATCCGCTCCGGCCCGTGGTTCTTGGCGATGGGACCGCCAAACTCACCGCCCTTGCGGGTCACATAGCCGAGGCCTGCGAAGCCTTCGCCGCGCGCCCAATTGTTCATGTCGTCGAAGAACTTGCGGCTCTTGTCCGCAGTGCTGGGCGCCGGGATCACGCGCACGCGCCCGCCGCCGCCCACGATCTTCTCGAACAGGCCGAAGCCGGACTTCTCGAAATGCGAGGTGACATCGCTGATGACCAGCGGGTTGCGCAGGTCCGGCTTGTCCGTGCCGTATTTCAGCATGGCTTCGGCATAGGGGATGCGCGCGAAGCTGCCGGACGGCGTTACGCTCTTGCCGTCCGCGAATTCCTCGAAACAGCCGGCCAGCACGGGCTCCAGCGCCTGGAACACGTCTTCCTGCGTCACGAAGCTCATCTCGAAATCGAGCTGGTAGAATTCCAGGCTGCGATCAGCGCGCAGGTCTTCGTCGCGGAAGCAGGGTGCGATCTGGAAATACCGGTCGAAGCCGGACACCATCAGCATCTGCTTGAACATCTGCGGCGCCTGCGGGAGGGCGTAGAACTTGCCGTTGTGCATGCGGCTGGGCACCAGGAAGTCTCGCGCGCCTTCCGGGCTGCTGGCGGTCAGGATCGGCGTCTGGAATTCGGTGAAGCCCTGATCGCGCATGCGGCCGCGCAGGCTCTCGATCACCTTGGCGCGCAGCATGATGTTGCGGTGCATCGTCTCGCGGCGCAGGTCCAGGAAGCGGTACTTCAGGCGGATATCCTCAGGATAATGCTGCTCGCCGGCCACCGGCATGGGCAATTCTTCCGCGCGGCTCTGGATCGTGGCAGCCCGAGCGAAGACTTCGATCTCACCCGTAGGCAGATTGGCATTGACGGTCGCCTCGGCCCGCGCCTTCACCTCGCCATCGATGGTGACGACGCTTTCCAGCTTCAGCCCTTCCAGGATCGGCAGCGCGTCCGAATCCTCGTCCGCCACGATCTGGGTGATGCCGTAATGGTCGCGCAAATCGATGAAGAGCACGCCGCCATGGTCGCGCTTCTTGTGCACCCAGCCGGACAGGCGGACGGTCTCGCCGACGTCGCTTTGGCGGAGCGCGGCGCAGTTGTGGGTACGATAGGCGTGCATGGGGAGCTCTAACTTTCTGCCGGAATAAGCGGGAATTGCGCGCGCGTTGGAGCGCCGCGCAAAAGCGCGCCCCTAACAGCCACCGGGCGGCGTTTTGTCAAGGTTCGTCTGGCCGGTGTCAGGCCAGCCGCAGGCGCCTGAGCGCCCGCATGGCCACGCCGCGCAGCCATGGATACTGCCCCGGCGGCGGCATGGCCACGCCCACCCGGCGCATCGCCGCATTGAAGCTCCACGCATCGTCCTGCAGCAGGCTGCTGCGAGAGCGCCACGTGACCGAGAGTGAAACCGACGGCTCCTCACCCACGGTGACCGTGTGCGCCGCCTTGAATGGCACGTGCAGGGCGTCCCCGCTGCGCAGCTCATGCGGGACCGCGAAACGCGCGGCTCCCTCGCTCCACTCCAGCAGATTGTCGCCGGATGCATGGTAATATTCGTTGTCCTGCGGCGACGGCAGGCCCGCTTCGGGGGAGATAATTGTAAAGTGCTTGCTCCCCGCAATCTGCAACAGGACGTTGTACTCCGGATCGAAATGCAGCGGCGTCAGAAGCCCGGGCGAGCTGACGAACAGGAACGCCACCGGATGCAGCAGCGCGCCCGTGGGGCTCTCCGCGACAGGGCCGATGGCCGTCACGATCTCAGCAACGACATCGGCAAAATCCGGCCAGCGCGCAAGGTCGCGCAGCATGATCCAGCGCTTGGCCGTGGCGAGATCGTCCAGCAAGGATCCGAAATCGTCCGGAAGGTCCGCGAGCGGACGGAAGCGGCCCTCCGGCGTATCTTCCCGCACCTCCATCAGCGAGCGGGCGCCGCTGGCAAGCGCATCGCGGATCGCGGGCCATGAGAGGGACTGCCGGTGCGCGAGGAGATGGCCGAAACGCGCCGCTCTGTCCGGATAGCAGGCAGCCAGCGCGTCCGTATCGAACACGCCGATATCGCTGCCGATCCAGTCGCCATCGTGGTGGAAGTCATGCCGCATGGCCGCCTCCCTAACGCTGATACCGTTAAGACCAGCTTGACCCCTGGCCATGCCCCTCTACAGCGCGCGCTCGCGAAGCGGTGCATAGCTGCCTGCGCGGCATTGCCGTGCGCAGGGCACTCCCGCTACCTTGCCCGGCGCGGCCTTCAACCGCACGGTTTCCTTGGGCCCGGCCCGGGGGCGGCACTCCGCCCACAGATTGAAAAGCGACGATGAAGATACACCCGCTGATTACCGATAGCGATACGCTGGCCGACTTCTGCGAAAAGATGGCGGAAAGCGAATTCGTGTGCGTCGACACCGAATTCATGCGCGAGAATACCTATTACCCGCTGCTCTGCCTGGTGCAACTTGGCAATGAGGAGGAAGCCGCCGCCATCGACCCGCTGGCAGACGGCATCGACCTCTCCCCGCTGTGGGACCTGCTGTGCGACAATGAGGAGGTCCTGAAGATCTTCCACGCCGGCGGTCAGGACGTGGAGATCGTCTACAACTTCACCGGCAAGACGCCGCATCCCATCTTCGACACGCAAATTGCGATGATGGCCATCAGCCAGTCCGAGCAGATCGGCTATGCCAACCTCGTCGAAAGCTGGCTGGGCAAGACGATCGACAAGGGCGCGCGCTTTACCGACTGGAGCCGCCGCCCGCTGACCGAACGGCAGATCGAATATGCCATCGGCGATGTGACGTACCTCGCCCAGATATTCCCGCGCATGCTGAAAAAGCTGATCAAGACCGGCCGCGGTGCCTGGCTGAATGCGGAGATGGAAAAGCTGGCCGACCCGTCCAATTACAACGCCGATCCCGAAAAGCTGTGGCGCAAGATCCGCGCACCGTCGCGCAACGCCATGGTGCTGGGCCGGCTGAAGGCGCTGGCCGCATGGCGCGAAGGCGAAGCGCAGGACAAGGACATTCCTCGCGGCCGTATCATGCGCGACGAGACGCTGGCCGACATCGCCAGCCATCCGCCCAAGAAACAGGCGGACCTCGGCAAGGTGCGCGGCCTTTCCAACGCCTGGAAGGACAATGACATCGGTCGCCGCCTGATGAAGGTGCTGGAAGGCGCGGAGGAATTGCCCAAGTCCGAAATGCCGGCCAAGCCCAAGCGCGGCGCGCCGCTGGGCAAGGAAGGCGCGCTGGTGGCGGACCTGCTGAAGCTGTTGCTTAAGATCCGCAGCCGCGAAATCGAGATCGCCAGCCGCCTGCTGACCCGGTCCGACGAGCTGGAGGCGCTTGCCGCCGGCGTGCGCGACCTGCCCGTTCTGGAAGGCTGGCGTTACGAGGTGTTCGGCAAGGAAGCGGTCGAGCTGGTGGAGGGAAAGCTGGCCTTTGCCGTCGAGGGTGGCAGGCTGAAGATGGCCCCCATTGCCGACATTGCGAAAGGCCCCGAAGAGCCCGCCGAATCCACCGAGCCTGACCCGGAGCCCGAGACCGACCCCGAGACCGCGCAGGAGTGAGCACGTACCTGCCCACTATCAAGCAGCTGCAATATCTGGTGGCGCTGCACGAACACAATCATTTCGGGCGTGCTGCAGAAGCCAGCTTCGTGTCGCAGTCCACCCTGTCCGCCGGGATACGCGAGCTGGAAACCCTGCTGGGCGTAACGCTGGTGGAACGCAGCCGCCGCGTCGTGCGCTTCACGCCGCTGGGCAACCAGGTGGTGGCAAAGGCACACCGCCTGCTGCGCGAGGCGGAGGAGCTGTCCGATCTGGTGCAGGCCAGCGGGAAGCCCCTGTCCGGCGAATTGCGCATGAGCGTGATCCCCACCATCGCGCCCTTCCTGCTGCCCAAGATCCTGCCGCGCCTGCGCCGCGAGCGCCCGCAGCTGAAGCTGTTCCTGCGCGAGGAGACCAGCGGCGATGCGGTGGAAAGCCTGCATCATGGCCGGGCGGATTGCGTCCTGCTTGCCCTGCCCTTTGCCACGGGCGAAGTGGAAAGCGCGAAGATCTGCGACGACGAGCTGATGGTGGCCTTCCCCAAGGATGACCCCCGCGATCCACCTGAGATTGTCTCCCCCGGCTCCATCGACGAAGGCCGCCTGCTGCTGCTGGAAGATGGCCACTGCTTGCGCGAGCATGCCCTGGCCGCCTGCAACCGGCCGGAACTGCGCGATAACGCCACCATGATCGGGACCAGCCTGCACACGCTGGTGCAGATGGTGGACAACGGACTTGGACTGACCATGCTGCCACGCATGGCCGTGGATGCCGGGATCCTGCGCGATACGGATATCGTCGCGCGGCCGCTGAAGAGCAAGAATGCGAACCGCGAGATCGCCCTGATCTGGCGGCGAAATTCCCCGCGATCGGCCGAGTTTCGCCTGCTCGCGGAAGAGTTGAGAGCGGGTTAACACGCGTTTTACCGCAAGTTTACCTCCATTTGGGAAAGTGCATCCGGGACAATAGTAAAACAGGACCGGGTCATGCGTTCTTACAATCGATTTGAAACCGACAGGGAAATTGCCTGCACGATCAGCGGTGGTCGCGATTTCGTGCAGCTGTACAACCTCTCATGCGGGGGCTGCATGATCGAGACGGGCCACCCGGACGCAGCGGTCAACGCCATTGTCCAGGTCCACCTGAACGACATGACGGTGATGCCGGGCCGCATCGTGTGGCGCTGCGGCCGCAATGCCGGGGTCAAGTTCGAAGTGCCGCTGCACAGCCGCCTGGTCGAAAGCCTGGGCTACATGCCGGGTGAGGAATTCGACGCCAGCGATCCGCGCGACCGCTTCGGCATCCCGCTGGAAACGAACAGCTGGGCCAGCGACGCCATCGTCGACGGTGCGCGCCTGGGCTGATCTTGCGCGGCCTTCCGGCCCGCGATTCAATCCATGTGTTTCAGGCCGACGCGTAGGTAATCCCAGCCGGTTACCAGCGTCAGGATGGCCGCTGCCCACAAGGTGGTGAGGCCGACGGTGTGCGGCACGTTCACGTCTATCGCGCCAAATGGCATGGTCCAGCCAGGCAGCGCCTGCCCTAAAATCAGGGATCCCAGCGCGACCAGCTGGAAAGTGGTCTTCCACTTGGCCAGCTTGCTGACGGGCATGCTGACCTGCAGGCCGCCCAGAAACTCGCGCAGCCCCGATACTGCAATTTCTCGGACCAGAATGATGAGCCCGGCGATCACATGCGCGTCGCCCACATAGGGGCCGCGCAGCACGCCCTGCGCCGCCAGCACCAGGATGACGGCGGCCACCATGATCTTGTCCGCAATCGGATCGAGGAAGATGCCCAGCTTGCTCACCGCTCCGCTTGAGCGCGCCAACATGCCGTCGAAGTAATCCGTGATGCCCATCGCGCAATACAGTGCGAAGGCGAGGCCATAGCCCAGTTCCCAGCCTGGCCACCACAGGAGGAAGGCCAGCAGCGGGATCGCGACGATGCGCGAAAGGGTCAGGACGTTTGGCAGGCTCAGCATGACTGACAGCAGCCCTAGCGTGTTCGGAGTGCCGGAAAAAGGACCCCGCTTGCCTTGCCCACGGCAATTCCACCGCTAAGCTGCCCGGACACGCCGGATGGCGCC
This genomic interval from Paraurantiacibacter namhicola contains the following:
- the fabF gene encoding beta-ketoacyl-ACP synthase II; amino-acid sequence: MRRVVVTGLGLVTPLGGDVDTSWANLIAGKSGAGPITRFDASDQKCQIACEVKGKDHEFGFDPDKRVDTKVQRQVDPFIVYGIDAAGQALEDAGLTDMDEATRARAGVSIGSGIGGLPGIESESLVLAERGPGRVSPHFVHGRLINLIGGQVSIKYGLMGPNHAVVTACSTGAHSIGDAARMIKDDDADIMLAGGAESTINPLGVAGFAQARALNSSFNDRPTEASRPYDKNRDGFVMGEGAGVVVLEEYEHAKARGATIYAEVVGYGLSGDAYHVTAPHPEGKGAEAAMRMALKKAGMEACDIDYVNAHGTSTMADTIELAAVKRVLGDHLCGASMSSTKSAIGHLLGGAGAVEAIFCILAIRDQIVPPTLNLDDPDEGTDGVDLVPHHAREREVRAALNNSFGFGGTNASLIIKRVED
- a CDS encoding acyl carrier protein — protein: MSDTAERVKKIVVEHLGVEESKVTPEASFIDDLGADSLDIVELVMAFEEEFGVEIPDDAAEKINTVGDAIKYIEEHKG
- a CDS encoding PA2169 family four-helix-bundle protein encodes the protein MATSAFKTLVDTTFDSVEGYRKASESASSPAMKQALSKRLTERQETLNTLNSELQRQGEELVTEGTVSGELHQAWMKVTDMFQNGDENAAERVEEGEDYLRGKFESALNDDDLQMEERQVVQQAYAEISEGERFGDMVENQMD
- the aspS gene encoding aspartate--tRNA ligase, producing MHAYRTHNCAALRQSDVGETVRLSGWVHKKRDHGGVLFIDLRDHYGITQIVADEDSDALPILEGLKLESVVTIDGEVKARAEATVNANLPTGEIEVFARAATIQSRAEELPMPVAGEQHYPEDIRLKYRFLDLRRETMHRNIMLRAKVIESLRGRMRDQGFTEFQTPILTASSPEGARDFLVPSRMHNGKFYALPQAPQMFKQMLMVSGFDRYFQIAPCFRDEDLRADRSLEFYQLDFEMSFVTQEDVFQALEPVLAGCFEEFADGKSVTPSGSFARIPYAEAMLKYGTDKPDLRNPLVISDVTSHFEKSGFGLFEKIVGGGGRVRVIPAPSTADKSRKFFDDMNNWARGEGFAGLGYVTRKGGEFGGPIAKNHGPERMEELYNELGLGPDDGLFFAAGKESEAAKLAGAARTQVGEQLELIEQDCFKFCWIVDFPMFEYDEEQKRVDFSHNPFSMPQGEMEALETKDPLDILAWQYDIVCNGYELSSGAIRNHRPDIMYKAFEIAGYSQEEVDANFSGMINAFRYGAPPHGGSAPGIDRIVMLLAGEQAIREVIAFPMNQKGEDLMMDAPSAVSAQQLRELGIRIVEPPKAAAAEKTPTGQAGDGA
- a CDS encoding JmjC domain-containing protein produces the protein MRHDFHHDGDWIGSDIGVFDTDALAACYPDRAARFGHLLAHRQSLSWPAIRDALASGARSLMEVREDTPEGRFRPLADLPDDFGSLLDDLATAKRWIMLRDLARWPDFADVVAEIVTAIGPVAESPTGALLHPVAFLFVSSPGLLTPLHFDPEYNVLLQIAGSKHFTIISPEAGLPSPQDNEYYHASGDNLLEWSEGAARFAVPHELRSGDALHVPFKAAHTVTVGEEPSVSLSVTWRSRSSLLQDDAWSFNAAMRRVGVAMPPPGQYPWLRGVAMRALRRLRLA
- the rnd gene encoding ribonuclease D, whose product is MKIHPLITDSDTLADFCEKMAESEFVCVDTEFMRENTYYPLLCLVQLGNEEEAAAIDPLADGIDLSPLWDLLCDNEEVLKIFHAGGQDVEIVYNFTGKTPHPIFDTQIAMMAISQSEQIGYANLVESWLGKTIDKGARFTDWSRRPLTERQIEYAIGDVTYLAQIFPRMLKKLIKTGRGAWLNAEMEKLADPSNYNADPEKLWRKIRAPSRNAMVLGRLKALAAWREGEAQDKDIPRGRIMRDETLADIASHPPKKQADLGKVRGLSNAWKDNDIGRRLMKVLEGAEELPKSEMPAKPKRGAPLGKEGALVADLLKLLLKIRSREIEIASRLLTRSDELEALAAGVRDLPVLEGWRYEVFGKEAVELVEGKLAFAVEGGRLKMAPIADIAKGPEEPAESTEPDPEPETDPETAQE
- a CDS encoding hydrogen peroxide-inducible genes activator; this translates as MSTYLPTIKQLQYLVALHEHNHFGRAAEASFVSQSTLSAGIRELETLLGVTLVERSRRVVRFTPLGNQVVAKAHRLLREAEELSDLVQASGKPLSGELRMSVIPTIAPFLLPKILPRLRRERPQLKLFLREETSGDAVESLHHGRADCVLLALPFATGEVESAKICDDELMVAFPKDDPRDPPEIVSPGSIDEGRLLLLEDGHCLREHALAACNRPELRDNATMIGTSLHTLVQMVDNGLGLTMLPRMAVDAGILRDTDIVARPLKSKNANREIALIWRRNSPRSAEFRLLAEELRAG
- a CDS encoding PilZ domain-containing protein, with product MRSYNRFETDREIACTISGGRDFVQLYNLSCGGCMIETGHPDAAVNAIVQVHLNDMTVMPGRIVWRCGRNAGVKFEVPLHSRLVESLGYMPGEEFDASDPRDRFGIPLETNSWASDAIVDGARLG
- the pgsA gene encoding CDP-diacylglycerol--glycerol-3-phosphate 3-phosphatidyltransferase; translated protein: MLSLPNVLTLSRIVAIPLLAFLLWWPGWELGYGLAFALYCAMGITDYFDGMLARSSGAVSKLGIFLDPIADKIMVAAVILVLAAQGVLRGPYVGDAHVIAGLIILVREIAVSGLREFLGGLQVSMPVSKLAKWKTTFQLVALGSLILGQALPGWTMPFGAIDVNVPHTVGLTTLWAAAILTLVTGWDYLRVGLKHMD